In Candidatus Moanabacter tarae, the genomic stretch AAGATTTCCCAGGTCATGTCTCACCATCTCGTCGCGCCAATCGAGAGACCATATCGGAACTGCTGTTCAGGTTGGATCCAGACAAGAGAGATGAATTTAGTCGAGATCAGGACAGATAGCGGACTAGTGGGGTGGGGTGAAGGTGATGGGATGCCCTCTCTAGAAGCGATCGATAAATTCGTGATCGGTTGGTCCCCCTTTGATTTTGAAATGATCTCCGATAACCTTACGCGTAACGGGTGCAACAGGCGACTTTCCAGTGGTATCGAGATAGCCTTATGGGATCTAATGGGCAAGAAATGCGGTGTGCCTGTATATGAGTTACTCGGAGTTCCCAGACGGAAGAAAGTTTCAGCCTATGCGAGTGGATTTTTTGAGCGGGCAGGAGTAGACCATGTTGCGGACCTTACCGAAACAGCAAATTGTTGTATGAATTCAGGATTTGATGCTCTCAAGATTCGAATCGGATTTGGGCTCAGTCAAGATGAACGAGTTGTTGAAGCGGTTCGGACGGCAATTGGATCTAATGTTGCAGTCTCGGTTGATGCGAACACAGGCTACGATTTGGCTAATGCAATCGACGTAGGAAAGCGGTTGGAGAAATATGATCTTATGTGGTTCGAGGAACCAATCGACAGTCAAAACCTCGAAGGGTATTATAAAATCAGGGAAGCGCTTAGCCTTCGAATTTCAGGAGGAGAAAGTTTTTCTGATTTCAGCTCTTTCGGGGATCTAGTAGGGGGGCGGGTGGTAGACGTCCTCCAGCCTGACATAGGGCGAGTTGGTGGATTCATGGAGGGACGACGGATCTGTGATTTGGCCTTCGCCCATGGCATTCACGTTATTCCGCATATGTTCGGAGGGGTAGTCCGCTTAGCAGCGACGCTTCAGTGGTTAGCGACGATCCCGGATGATCCCTTTGTTGAGGACAAAATACCCACTTACCTGGAATGGGATATAATGGAAAACGGACTCCGAACCGATCTTGCCATTTTGCCTTTCAAGCCAGAGGACGGAATTTTGGCAATACCAGATCGTCCGGGGCTTGGAGTCGAGATAGATGAGGAAGCACTGCGAAGATTTTCAGTGTAGTCAGTTAACCGTTTACTGATAAGATAACACCGAATAAATCAAGATATTTTAAAGGGAGTGCAGTTGAGTCTATTTCTCTTCTCTTCCCATACGAGGTTTCTTCAATTCCTATGGGTTTAGACAGGACCAATCTGGGGCATGAATTCGCCAAAAAACTTCCTCAAATTCACTTAATCCGCAATTTAAGGAGTACGGTCACAATTCAAACTGGTTCCTCTCCGATCACCGTGGTACGATGCATATATCTATCGTCGGTGTAATCCACGATAGCGTAATGCATAGTACAGCGATTATCCCAGATGAGCAGATCGTTCGTTTCCCAACGATGTCGGAAAACAAACTCTGGCTGGGTACAATGGTTGTAAAGAAAATCCAGTAGGTGCCTGCTTTCTTTTGGACTGAGTTCAATTATATTTGAGGTATTGCCCGGATTAACGAAGAGACTTTTACGGCCAGACTTTGGATGAGTACGGACTACCGGATGAACGGTTGTGTTTTGACCCGAGAGGTCTTTTTCACTTATCGTCTCATGCGAGAATCCGACAGTTGTATTAACCGCAAAATCATGCCGAGCGGAAAGCGAAAATAAGAAATCCTGAAGCGAATTAGAAAGCGCTTCAAAAGCTGCATTCATATTGCAAAAAAGAGTATCGCCACCGATTTCGGGAATTTCAATAGCGTAGAGTAGCGAAAAAGAAGCGGGGTGTTTTCGAAAGGAAACATCGGAATGCCAGTAATTGCCAGCGCGCGATCGGCCCTGCTGTTCCCCTCCGACGATTTTGTTGGAAACCCTGAATATCTGCGGATGGCCGGGTAGGAGATACTTCTTCACAGTATCTTGGAATTGGTACTTAAGATGTTCTTGGTCTCCAAAAAGTTCACCGAAACGGCGACTGAATTGAATGTGTTGAGCGGGGCTTAAATGCTGATCACGGAGTACCAATACACCGCCGTGTTGGCGCAGTCCATGGCGGATCTGGGTAAAGATGTCCCTACTCATAGGCTCTGTCACTTCAAGGCCAGTGATCTCAGCACCTAATACGGGAGATAACCGATTAATTCTTAATTTCATTTGAGGCTAGATCATGCTTACAATTGCGGGGCTACATTCGCAGAGATAGGAGGTCGAATGCTCGTCTCATAGAACTTTACAGTTAGAATTGCGATATCGATGGCTTGGTTAGCCTTTGAAGTCTCCTTCATGTGTAGGGCTCGTGGCGCACTATGAACTCTTCTTCCACAGCTGTAACTTTCAGTCCTTCTGCTTTGATACGATCGACATTTTATTCCCATGAATCAATCAGACTGTCGGTCATATCCGCAGGACAAAGATAATTTCCGATAACTCCCCTAATCGCA encodes the following:
- the gci_1 gene encoding D-galactarolactone cycloisomerase, whose product is MKISQVMSHHLVAPIERPYRNCCSGWIQTREMNLVEIRTDSGLVGWGEGDGMPSLEAIDKFVIGWSPFDFEMISDNLTRNGCNRRLSSGIEIALWDLMGKKCGVPVYELLGVPRRKKVSAYASGFFERAGVDHVADLTETANCCMNSGFDALKIRIGFGLSQDERVVEAVRTAIGSNVAVSVDANTGYDLANAIDVGKRLEKYDLMWFEEPIDSQNLEGYYKIREALSLRISGGESFSDFSSFGDLVGGRVVDVLQPDIGRVGGFMEGRRICDLAFAHGIHVIPHMFGGVVRLAATLQWLATIPDDPFVEDKIPTYLEWDIMENGLRTDLAILPFKPEDGILAIPDRPGLGVEIDEEALRRFSV
- the tauD_1 gene encoding Alpha-ketoglutarate-dependent taurine dioxygenase; protein product: MKLRINRLSPVLGAEITGLEVTEPMSRDIFTQIRHGLRQHGGVLVLRDQHLSPAQHIQFSRRFGELFGDQEHLKYQFQDTVKKYLLPGHPQIFRVSNKIVGGEQQGRSRAGNYWHSDVSFRKHPASFSLLYAIEIPEIGGDTLFCNMNAAFEALSNSLQDFLFSLSARHDFAVNTTVGFSHETISEKDLSGQNTTVHPVVRTHPKSGRKSLFVNPGNTSNIIELSPKESRHLLDFLYNHCTQPEFVFRHRWETNDLLIWDNRCTMHYAIVDYTDDRYMHRTTVIGEEPV